One stretch of Zootoca vivipara chromosome 8, rZooViv1.1, whole genome shotgun sequence DNA includes these proteins:
- the SLA gene encoding src-like-adapter, producing the protein MGNTIRTTKRTPEINITPWQSGNRSDFLAVLDNYPAPDISQPIFHVGEKLRVISDEGGWWRARSLTTGQENYIPENCVAKVYHGWLFEGLGREKAEELLLLPNTRIGSFMIRKSETTKGLYSLSVRHVQVKHYRIFRLPNNWYYISPRQTFQCLEDLVNHYSEVADGLCCLLTTPCLAQHSSSNGIRNQEPRNEETPVVMRSKTFSWKDKQRSNEDDSDIVDMLGIEDSGLSFGLRNSISSYLALTGENDSSYTNNRKQKSRSVILRNKFESPFIYHEDRR; encoded by the exons GCAATAGAAGTGATTTTCTTGCTGTCCTTGACAACTACCCTGCTCCAGATATAAGCCAACCTATATTTCACGTCGGAGAAAAATTGCGTGTGATATCAGA tgaaGGAGGCTGGTGGAGAGCCCGTTCCCTCACTACAGGTCAAGAAAACTACATCCCAGAAAATTGTGTAGCAAAAGTTTACCACGG TTGGCTATTTGAAGGTCTGGGAAGAGAAAAAgctgaagaactgctgctgcttcccaataCCAGAATTGGCTCCTTCATGATTAGAAAGAGCGAAACAACAAAAG gTTTATATTCGTTGTCAGTCCGGCACGTACAAGTGAAACATTACAGAATCTTCCGCCTGCCAAACAACTGGTATTATATCTCTCCCCGGCAAACTTTTCAGTGTCTTGAGGACCTCGTAAATCACTATTCTG AGGTAGCCGATGGCCTCTGCTGCTTACTCACCACTCCCTGCCTCGCCCAACACTCGAGCAGCAACGGAATAAGGAATCAAGAGCCGAGGAACGAAGAAACCCCCGTTGTGATGCGCAGCAAGACCTTCTCGTGGAAGGATAAGCAGAG ATCAAATGAAGATGACAGTGACATTGTAGACATGCTTGGAATAGAGGACTCTGGCCTGAGCTTTGGGCTGAGGAACAGCATCAGTTCCTATCTTGCCCTAACTGGAGAAAATGACTCTTCTTACACGAACAACAGGAAGCAGAAAAGCCGGTCTGTCATATTACGGAACAAGTTCGAATCACCCTTCATTTACCACGAGGACCGAAGGTGA